A DNA window from Flavisolibacter ginsenosidimutans contains the following coding sequences:
- a CDS encoding nucleoside deaminase, translating into MTREEKFMQEAIALSKKGMEAGEGGPFGCVIVKDDEIIGRGNNKVTSLNDPTAHAEVVAIRDACKSLNAFQLEDCEVYTSCEPCPMCLGAIYWARAKKIYFANNRQDAAAIGFDDTMIYEEMNKPLNERKIPITSIAREEAIKVFEEWKIKGDKTLY; encoded by the coding sequence ATGACACGCGAAGAAAAATTTATGCAGGAAGCGATTGCGCTTTCAAAAAAAGGAATGGAAGCCGGCGAAGGCGGGCCCTTTGGCTGCGTTATCGTAAAAGACGATGAAATCATTGGCCGCGGAAACAACAAGGTTACATCGTTGAACGACCCCACCGCTCATGCCGAAGTCGTTGCCATTCGCGACGCCTGCAAAAGCCTGAACGCTTTTCAACTCGAGGATTGCGAAGTGTACACAAGTTGCGAACCTTGCCCCATGTGCCTCGGCGCCATTTACTGGGCAAGAGCAAAAAAAATTTACTTCGCCAACAACCGCCAGGACGCAGCCGCCATCGGCTTTGACGACACGATGATATATGAAGAAATGAACAAGCCTCTGAACGAAAGAAAAATCCCGATTACATCCATCGCCCGCGAAGAAGCCATCAAGGTTTTTGAAGAATGGAAAATAAAGGGCGACAAGACGCTTTATTAA
- a CDS encoding NADH:flavin oxidoreductase/NADH oxidase — translation MAKLFEPLQLGNIELKNRIAVSPTCEYSSVDGFAADWHLVHLGSRAVGGAGLIIAEATAVSPEGRITPDDLGIWKDEHISFLQRITAFIKEQGSVPGIQLAHAGRKASHQSPWKGGQPLTKEEGAWQTVGPSASPFKEGTPAPEALSKEGIRKVIDDFKAATTRALKAGFEVIEIHAAHGYLLHQFYSPLSNLRSDEYGGSFANRIRLTLEIVNAVKNLLPQNFPLLVRISATDWIDTGWTVEDSVELCKELKKAGVHLVDCSSGGNALGARIPLGPMYQTSFAARIKKEAGIMTGAVGLITTATEAENILQNNEADLILLARQFLRDPYFPLHAAKELGVDAAWPVQYQRAKN, via the coding sequence ATGGCAAAATTATTTGAACCCCTGCAGCTTGGCAATATAGAATTAAAGAACCGCATCGCCGTTTCGCCTACGTGCGAATACAGCAGCGTTGACGGCTTTGCAGCCGACTGGCATTTAGTACACTTGGGAAGCCGCGCCGTGGGTGGCGCTGGACTAATCATCGCCGAAGCAACGGCTGTTTCTCCGGAAGGCCGAATCACGCCGGATGACTTGGGTATCTGGAAAGACGAACACATTTCTTTTCTGCAACGCATCACAGCGTTTATTAAAGAACAAGGTTCGGTGCCGGGCATTCAACTCGCACATGCGGGACGAAAAGCCAGCCATCAATCGCCGTGGAAAGGCGGGCAACCGCTAACAAAAGAAGAAGGCGCGTGGCAAACGGTTGGCCCAAGTGCGAGCCCTTTCAAAGAAGGAACACCTGCGCCGGAAGCGTTAAGCAAAGAAGGCATCCGGAAAGTGATTGATGATTTTAAAGCGGCAACAACAAGGGCGTTGAAAGCGGGGTTTGAAGTGATCGAAATTCACGCGGCGCACGGTTATTTATTGCACCAGTTTTATTCGCCATTGAGTAATCTGCGCAGCGACGAATATGGCGGAAGTTTTGCAAACCGCATTCGCTTAACGTTGGAGATTGTTAACGCCGTAAAAAATCTTCTCCCGCAAAATTTTCCCTTGCTTGTGCGCATCTCCGCAACCGACTGGATTGATACCGGTTGGACGGTTGAGGATTCAGTTGAACTCTGCAAAGAATTAAAAAAGGCCGGTGTGCATTTGGTGGATTGTTCAAGCGGCGGCAACGCATTGGGTGCACGAATTCCGCTCGGCCCGATGTACCAAACATCTTTTGCCGCCCGCATAAAAAAAGAAGCCGGCATCATGACCGGCGCTGTCGGATTAATTACAACGGCTACTGAAGCCGAGAATATTCTTCAAAATAACGAAGCCGACTTGATATTGCTGGCGCGGCAGTTTTTACGCGATCCCTATTTCCCCTTGCACGCCGCGAAAGAATTGGGTGTTGATGCGGCCTGGCCCGTACAGTACCAGCGGGCAAAAAACTAA
- a CDS encoding protein kinase domain-containing protein → MVACLLTFSFPQSFAPSYFYFMAKVFTITEGLQNMGALKTGGQGSVYKAKRIGEIITAVKLLPTPIHSESEQDKNFIAFQNEVKKLKKVNEEPNPNVVKIFNYGITDSGSFPFIEMEFIEGPDLEELLKPPHDTVFTIKEVVKLAEQLSNALAHCHRLDVKHGDMKSNNVKFNKQTGNYILLDFGLAAMSDEQRRTSLRHAGAIEFMAPEQSAGQLFFQTDVYGFGVILFELLAGRVPFPLADNSETARNMVMVAHMETQPPDLKELRRRNLPDNWDAEKKQKEMQVPEWMLGMIYRCLRKKPEERFANGTELHNFIVANSVANYRSQFDGGESEAWQAQAEKLLKEKQQLQQQLTAKDAELQRLKATPVYAAGAERYPGQDDYKAPKKKSTAWIIAFVLTFLVAGGLAYALFNSASPKETEITKTANDTAQQQQQEKPLVAMGDYVVNVSASYFHNEPDEATQRGAWVQKGDGITAYDDRNGFVYTEFHKNGKTTKGWLKKADLVTAAQWQQQQKDSANTRPSDAQIRTQLSQADQYLSNNQTAEALTIYNFLLPFNVPEAMYGAANLALQGKNPALNCDDAMNLLRKASDAGNLTAKRTLGFLYMFAENQAVLSINGYTTCTFDKNFSKARLFLTQAANGGDTTARKLLNELNINDQTNQPQ, encoded by the coding sequence ATGGTCGCCTGTTTACTCACGTTTTCTTTCCCACAATCCTTTGCGCCTTCTTATTTTTACTTCATGGCAAAAGTGTTTACCATCACGGAAGGGCTTCAGAACATGGGGGCCTTAAAAACCGGCGGGCAAGGCTCGGTGTACAAGGCAAAGCGCATCGGTGAAATCATTACCGCGGTAAAACTTTTGCCCACGCCCATCCACAGCGAAAGCGAGCAGGATAAAAACTTCATTGCCTTTCAAAACGAAGTCAAAAAACTGAAGAAGGTAAACGAAGAACCCAACCCGAACGTGGTAAAAATCTTCAATTACGGCATCACCGATTCGGGTTCCTTTCCCTTCATTGAAATGGAATTTATTGAAGGGCCGGATTTGGAGGAATTGCTGAAACCGCCGCACGATACGGTCTTCACCATTAAAGAAGTCGTCAAACTTGCCGAACAATTGTCAAATGCCCTGGCGCACTGTCACCGCCTTGATGTAAAGCACGGCGACATGAAAAGCAACAACGTCAAGTTTAACAAGCAAACCGGCAATTATATTTTATTGGATTTTGGTCTTGCGGCCATGAGCGACGAACAACGCCGCACGTCCTTGCGTCACGCCGGTGCCATTGAGTTTATGGCACCCGAACAAAGCGCCGGTCAACTCTTTTTTCAAACCGATGTTTACGGCTTCGGCGTTATTCTTTTTGAACTGCTTGCGGGCCGTGTTCCTTTTCCGCTGGCCGACAACAGCGAAACGGCGCGGAACATGGTGATGGTGGCGCACATGGAAACACAGCCGCCCGATTTAAAAGAACTGCGCCGCAGAAACCTTCCCGATAATTGGGATGCGGAAAAGAAACAAAAAGAAATGCAGGTGCCTGAGTGGATGCTGGGCATGATCTATCGCTGCCTTCGCAAAAAACCCGAAGAACGATTTGCGAACGGCACCGAGTTGCACAATTTTATTGTTGCCAACAGCGTGGCCAATTATCGTTCACAATTCGACGGAGGCGAATCGGAAGCATGGCAAGCGCAGGCGGAAAAGCTGTTGAAGGAAAAGCAACAATTGCAACAGCAACTCACAGCAAAGGATGCTGAACTTCAGCGGCTGAAAGCCACTCCCGTTTATGCCGCAGGCGCTGAACGCTATCCCGGGCAAGACGACTACAAAGCACCAAAGAAGAAAAGCACAGCCTGGATTATTGCCTTTGTGCTTACGTTTTTGGTTGCCGGTGGCTTGGCCTATGCGCTGTTTAATTCGGCATCACCAAAAGAAACAGAGATTACAAAAACGGCCAACGATACAGCGCAGCAACAACAGCAGGAAAAGCCCTTGGTTGCAATGGGTGATTACGTGGTGAACGTGTCGGCTTCTTATTTTCACAACGAACCCGACGAAGCCACGCAACGCGGTGCCTGGGTGCAGAAAGGCGACGGGATAACGGCTTACGATGACCGCAACGGTTTTGTGTACACCGAGTTTCACAAGAACGGCAAAACGACGAAAGGCTGGCTGAAGAAAGCGGATTTGGTAACCGCTGCGCAGTGGCAGCAGCAACAAAAAGATTCGGCCAATACACGTCCTTCCGATGCGCAAATCAGAACACAGTTATCGCAGGCCGACCAGTATTTAAGTAATAACCAAACAGCCGAAGCATTGACGATTTACAATTTTCTTCTTCCCTTCAATGTGCCGGAAGCAATGTACGGTGCGGCCAATCTTGCTTTGCAGGGGAAAAATCCGGCGCTGAATTGCGATGATGCCATGAACTTGTTGCGCAAGGCAAGCGATGCGGGCAATCTTACCGCCAAACGAACGCTTGGCTTCTTGTACATGTTTGCAGAAAACCAAGCTGTATTAAGCATTAATGGCTACACAACTTGTACGTTTGATAAAAATTTTTCCAAAGCACGCCTCTTTCTTACACAGGCTGCCAACGGCGGCGATACAACGGCTCGCAAACTCTTGAACGAACTAAACATCAACGACCAGACGAACCAGCCTCAATAA
- a CDS encoding serine/threonine protein kinase — protein sequence MSKVFTITEGLENMGAVKTGGQGSVYKGKRTGEIITAVKLLPTPIVSQSEDDPHYRDFANEVKKLQRVNEEPNPHVVKILSYGVSETGCFPFIEMEFVDGPDLCDLLKESSVFSVKQTIQVAEQLAYALAHCHKQGVKHGDVKTNNVKFNQYTGNYVLIDFGLAILSDEERRTSLRYAGAIEFMAPEQNEGHLYFETDVYSYGIVLYELLAGRVPFPLNGNSETARNKVMVAHMEAPPPELLSLRHDNLPQDWDEEKRAAEMNVPAWLLSIVDKCLQKNPEDRFKNGEELYEAIVQHSTQFGTNEGSSLAALAYLDELKTLQKQLKQKEETIEALEANLYKQTQELDVLRSNGRETFPLKPAKRGVSKGAFVSLMVATTILTLLTIYSLFFQHRTAAAVSTTAADSTYVDSSVNVSAAKESRPHLPKASAEKPARKEITPEELLSKEAAIEKEKQKENSVVTGSDNANPAVRKAADTVRKKTLPADEKQDAPVEKKEEVKKEKDTTGSGN from the coding sequence ATGTCGAAAGTGTTCACGATTACCGAGGGGCTGGAGAACATGGGCGCCGTTAAAACCGGGGGACAAGGCTCGGTTTACAAAGGAAAACGTACCGGTGAAATCATTACAGCCGTAAAACTGTTACCTACACCCATCGTCTCGCAAAGCGAAGACGATCCGCATTACCGCGACTTCGCCAACGAAGTAAAAAAGTTGCAACGCGTAAACGAGGAACCCAATCCACACGTAGTGAAAATTTTGAGCTACGGCGTGAGCGAAACGGGTTGCTTTCCGTTTATAGAAATGGAGTTCGTTGACGGCCCTGATCTCTGTGATTTGCTGAAAGAATCTTCCGTTTTTTCCGTCAAACAAACCATCCAGGTTGCCGAGCAACTGGCCTATGCGCTGGCGCATTGCCACAAGCAAGGGGTGAAGCACGGCGACGTAAAAACAAACAACGTCAAGTTCAATCAATACACCGGTAATTATGTGCTGATTGATTTTGGTTTGGCCATACTTTCCGATGAAGAAAGACGAACGAGTTTGCGTTATGCCGGCGCCATCGAGTTTATGGCCCCGGAGCAAAACGAAGGGCATTTGTATTTTGAAACGGATGTATACAGTTACGGCATCGTATTGTACGAATTACTGGCCGGCCGCGTGCCTTTCCCGTTAAACGGCAACAGCGAAACGGCCCGCAACAAAGTGATGGTGGCGCACATGGAAGCACCACCGCCGGAATTACTTTCGCTCCGCCACGACAATCTTCCGCAGGATTGGGACGAAGAAAAGCGAGCCGCTGAAATGAACGTTCCGGCCTGGCTTCTTTCCATCGTTGACAAGTGCCTGCAAAAAAATCCGGAAGACCGTTTTAAAAACGGCGAAGAATTGTACGAAGCCATTGTGCAGCACAGCACACAATTTGGAACAAACGAAGGCAGTAGCCTTGCGGCACTGGCTTATCTGGACGAATTAAAAACATTGCAAAAACAGCTAAAGCAAAAAGAGGAAACTATCGAAGCACTGGAAGCGAACCTTTACAAACAAACACAGGAACTGGACGTTTTGCGCAGCAACGGCCGCGAAACGTTTCCGTTAAAGCCGGCAAAGCGGGGCGTTTCAAAAGGCGCTTTCGTTAGCCTGATGGTGGCCACAACAATTCTTACGCTGCTAACAATTTATTCCTTGTTTTTTCAGCACCGCACCGCTGCCGCCGTTTCTACAACAGCGGCGGACAGCACTTATGTTGACAGTTCGGTAAACGTGAGTGCCGCAAAGGAAAGCCGGCCGCACCTGCCGAAAGCCAGCGCGGAAAAGCCGGCAAGGAAGGAGATTACGCCGGAGGAGTTGCTTTCAAAAGAAGCGGCAATTGAAAAAGAAAAGCAGAAGGAAAATTCGGTCGTAACTGGCAGCGATAACGCGAATCCGGCTGTTCGAAAAGCTGCCGATACAGTACGGAAAAAGACCCTTCCGGCAGATGAAAAACAAGATGCGCCTGTTGAAAAAAAAGAAGAAGTAAAAAAAGAAAAGGACACAACAGGCAGCGGGAATTAA